A single window of Salvia splendens isolate huo1 chromosome 8, SspV2, whole genome shotgun sequence DNA harbors:
- the LOC121744538 gene encoding uncharacterized protein LOC121744538 isoform X3 — protein sequence MYAVMASKGRRSTSEGFTSRTAVGRRTCNMNMHQQASNTVRHSDHSHERVLPLPIGDMSVGTEQEQEIGDASGAKTRGPTYMTNIWGRPQNLPLISVEYNEFGQPIGGDHSKLTHFLSSIARSGMHCPLNVKNWHDMPKEKKDEMLEVVKLRFDVPIIAENWVLTSFGTKWRNWKHYLKTRYWADVPIEYIIHDRDDRVLEEQWIQLLSYWKTEDSKKTSKRNKNARAKKLMNQRTGKTSFARVKAKLTKEHGKCPSRVQLFSSCYVSQNGNSSTDVSSKLTEMTECSYQLPEGSDDAISPNDVFAQVMGKDKPGHVRKMGKGVCPSDIWNGTSKSTSNRLLMEYKEKNARLEAMLETQQRICASQVHKGPDVRNVSESSSLNPTSTEVDQVGTYNSLRSIFTNKVVAKGCIYSIDPNAKVGGQALGLNWCEINVKVVVEPQGQLIGPYENFQ from the exons ATGTATGCAGTTATGGCTTCTAAAGGACGAAGGTCGACTAGTGAAG GCTTCACAAGTAGGACTGCAGTGGGCAGAAGAACATGTAACATGAATATGCATCAACAAGCTTCTAACACGGTCAGGCACTCGGATCATAGTCATGAGAGAGTTCTACCATTGCCAATTGGGGATATGAGTGTTGGCACCGAACAAGAACAAGAGATAG GTGATGCGTCTGGAGCTAAAACTAGAGGCCCTACTTATATGACTAATATTTGGGGCCGCCCACAAAATCTACCACTCATTTCTGTTGAATATAATGAATTTGGTCAACCTATAGGTGGTGACCATAGTAAGCTTACACATTTTTTAAGTTCAATAGCAAGAAGTGGTATGCATTGTCCACTAAATGTTAAAAATTGGCATGATATgccaaaggaaaaaaaagatgaGATGCTTGAAGTCGTAAAG TTACGATTTGATGTTCCCATCATTGCTGAGAATTGGGTATTGACCTCCTTTGGGACTAAATGGAGGAACTGGAAACATTATCTGAAAACGAGGTATTGGGCTGATGTACCTATCGAGTATATAATACATGACAGGGATGATAGAGTTCTAGAAGAGCAATGGATTCAGCTTCTTTCTTATTGGAAAACAGAAGATTCAAAG AAAACAAGCAAGAGAAACAAAAACGCTCGAGCAAAGAAGTTAATGAACCAGAGAACCGGAAAGACGTCATTTGCTCGAGTGAAAGCGAAATTg ACAAAGGAACATGGAAAGTGCCCATCGCGTGTTCAGTTATTTAGTTCATGTTATGTGTCTCAGAATGGAAACTCAAGTACAGATGTCTCAAGCAAACTT ACAGAAATGACAGAATGCAGTTATCAGCTTCCTGAAGGTTCCGACGATGCAATTTCTCCAAATGACGTATTTGCACAAGTCATGGGGAAAGATAAGCCAGGACACGTAAGGAAGATGGGTAAAGGAGTGTGCCCCTCGGATATATGGAATGGAACTTCTAAGAGTACATCTAACCGTTTGCTAATGgaatacaaagaaaaaaatgctCGACTAGAGGCTATGCTTGAGACACAACAAAGAATTTGTGCTTCGCAAGTACACAAAGGGCCAGATGTAAGAAACGTTTCTGAGTCGAGCTCACTGAATCCTACTTCAACTGAAGTTGATCAG GTTGGAACGTATAATTCTCTCCGGAGTATTTTCACAAACAAAGTTGTTGCTAAAGGATGTATTTATAGCATCGATCCAAATGCAAAAGTTGGAGGACAAGCATTAGGATTGAATTGGTGTGAAATAAATGTTAAAGTTGTAGTTGAACCTCAAGGGCAATTGATCGGGCCCTACGAGAACTTTCAATAG
- the LOC121744538 gene encoding uncharacterized protein LOC121744538 isoform X2, translating into MRGLVHDAFGVPNEEGHTEEYTGAQMDVDYANGQAKEFYKLIDNSQQPLYEGCDKFSKLSFIIRLLHLKCIGSLNNKVFDMLLELLREAFPDAMVGLPKSYYEAEKLMKELGLGYEKIDACPNDCTLYWGENERKTSCDTCHQLRWRTSDKDPTGEKRKIAQKVLWYFPLKPRLQRLFMSTKTASHMRWHAENRTKDGCMRHPADSPAWNTFDRLHPNFARESRNVRLGLAADGINPFKNMSVSHNTWPVILFPYNLPPWMCMKEPYLMLSLLIPGPLAPGNNIDIYLQPLIADLKDLWEVGIETYDASKKQNFQLRASLLWTISDFPGYAYLSGWSTQGEFACPVCNKETHSLRLKHGGKYCYMGNRRFLPKDHEFRKNKRHFDGTFEYRQAPQQQSGNMVMDELKDFTIKFGKPVKGNQKLFGWKKKSIFFELPYWKDNVVRHNLDVMHTEKNVCESICGTLLDLDGKSKDNYKSRQDMEQMGIRPELHPIPKGSGKFYLPTAAFTMSRTEKTTFCQVLKNLKVPDGYASNIARCVQLKPPKLLGLKSHDYHVMMQQLLPIALRNTLSKTVRSPLIKLSQYFRELCSKVICPADVIRLEKDIAVVLCQLEKLFPPSFFDVMVHLTVHLATEVRLCGPVHYRWMYHNSFTYTSN; encoded by the coding sequence ATGCGGGGTTTAGTTCATGATGCATTTGGAGTTCCAAATGAAGAAGGACATACAGAGGAATATACAGGTGCTCAGATGGATGTAGATTATGCTAATGGGCAAGCAAAAGAATTTTATAAGTTGATTGATAATTCACAACAACCATTGTATGAAGGATGTGATAaattctcaaaactatcattcatAATCCGTTTGTTGCACTTAAAATGTATTGGGAGCTTGAATAATAAAGTATTTGATATGCTTTTAGAATTATTAAGGGAAGCTTTTCCAGATGCCATGGTTGGCCTACCAAAGTCCTACTATGAAGCCGAGAAACTGATGAAAGAACTAGGACTTGGCTACGAAAAAATCGATGCTTGTCCAAATGACTGCACTTTGTATTGGGgggaaaatgaaagaaaaacttcATGTGACACATGTCATCAGCTAAGATGGCGTACTTCAGATAAAGATCCGACAGGTGAGAAAAGAAAGATTGCTCAAAAGGTATTATGGTATTTTCCGCTCAAGCCAAGGTTACAGCGGTTGTTCATGTCTACAAAGACGGCATCCCACATGAGATGGCATGCTGAAAATCGCACGAAGGATGGGTGTATGAGACACCCTGCCGATTCCCCAGCATGGAACACATTTGATCGCTTACATCCTAATTTTGCTAGGGAATCTCGCAATGTTCGATTGGGATTGGCAGCAGATGGAATTAATCCCTTCAAAAATATGAGTGTGTCGCACAACACATGGCCTGTCATATTATTTCCCTATAACCTTCCTCCGTGGATGTGCATGAAAGAGCCTTATTTGATGTTATCTCTATTGATTCCTGGTCCATTAGCTCCGGGgaataatattgatatttattTGCAACCCCTAATTGCCGATCTAAAGGATTTGTGGGAAGTAGGAATTGAAACGTATGATGCATCAAAAAAGCAAAATTTTCAGTTACGTGCTTCATTACTATGGACAATCAGTGACTTTCCAGGATATGCATATTTATCTGGATGGAGTACCCAAGGTGAATTTGCATGCCCAGTTTGTAATAAAGAAACTCACTCTCTTAGATTGAAACACGGCGGGAAGTATTGCTACATGGGGAATCGTAGATTTTTGCCCAAAGATCATGAGTTTCGGAAGAATAAACGACACTTTGATGGCACATTTGAGTATAGACAAGCACCGCAACAACAATCTGGTAACATGgtgatggatgagctgaaggaCTTCACAATTAAATTTGGTAAGCCAGTTAAAGGTAATCAAAAGCTTTTCGGTTGGAAAAAAAAGAGTATATTTTTTGAGCTACCATACTGGAAAGATAATGTTGTCCGCCACAATCTTGATGTCATGCACACAGAGAAAAATGTTTGTGAGAGTATATGTGGCACATTGTTGGATTTAGACGGTAAGTCTAAAGATAATTATAAATCACGGCAAGACATGGAACAAATGGGAATTAGGCCTGAACTTCATCCGATTCCAAAGGGTTCTGGAAAATTTTATTTACCTACAGCAGCTTTTACAATGAGCAGAACGGAGAAAACTACATTTTGTCAGGTTttgaaaaatttaaaagttCCCGATGGTTATGCATCAAACATCGCAAGGTGTGTTCAGCTAAAACCACCAAAATTGTTAGGCTTGAAAAGTCATGACTATCATGTAATGATGCAACAATTGTTACCTATAGCCTTGCGAAACACACTCTCCAAGACAGTACGCTCACCTTTAATTAAGCTCAGTCAGTACTTTAGAGAACTTTGTTCTAAAGTAATTTGTCCCGCTGACGTCATTCGTTTGGAGAAAGATATTGCCGTGGTACTTTGTCAATTGGAGAAGTTATTTCCACCATCATTCTTCGATGTAATGGTGCACTTGACTGTTCATTTGGCTACAGAAGTGAGGTTATGTGGGCCTGTTCACTATCGTTGGATGTATCACAATAGTTTTACATACACCTCTAATTAA
- the LOC121744538 gene encoding uncharacterized protein LOC121744538 isoform X4, which translates to MASKGRRSTSEGFTSRTAVGRRTCNMNMHQQASNTVRHSDHSHERVLPLPIGDMSVGTEQEQEIGDASGAKTRGPTYMTNIWGRPQNLPLISVEYNEFGQPIGGDHSKLTHFLSSIARSGMHCPLNVKNWHDMPKEKKDEMLEVVKLRFDVPIIAENWVLTSFGTKWRNWKHYLKTRYWADVPIEYIIHDRDDRVLEEQWIQLLSYWKTEDSKKTSKRNKNARAKKLMNQRTGKTSFARVKAKLTKEHGKCPSRVQLFSSCYVSQNGNSSTDVSSKLTEMTECSYQLPEGSDDAISPNDVFAQVMGKDKPGHVRKMGKGVCPSDIWNGTSKSTSNRLLMEYKEKNARLEAMLETQQRICASQVHKGPDVRNVSESSSLNPTSTEVDQVGTYNSLRSIFTNKVVAKGCIYSIDPNAKVGGQALGLNWCEINVKVVVEPQGQLIGPYENFQ; encoded by the exons ATGGCTTCTAAAGGACGAAGGTCGACTAGTGAAG GCTTCACAAGTAGGACTGCAGTGGGCAGAAGAACATGTAACATGAATATGCATCAACAAGCTTCTAACACGGTCAGGCACTCGGATCATAGTCATGAGAGAGTTCTACCATTGCCAATTGGGGATATGAGTGTTGGCACCGAACAAGAACAAGAGATAG GTGATGCGTCTGGAGCTAAAACTAGAGGCCCTACTTATATGACTAATATTTGGGGCCGCCCACAAAATCTACCACTCATTTCTGTTGAATATAATGAATTTGGTCAACCTATAGGTGGTGACCATAGTAAGCTTACACATTTTTTAAGTTCAATAGCAAGAAGTGGTATGCATTGTCCACTAAATGTTAAAAATTGGCATGATATgccaaaggaaaaaaaagatgaGATGCTTGAAGTCGTAAAG TTACGATTTGATGTTCCCATCATTGCTGAGAATTGGGTATTGACCTCCTTTGGGACTAAATGGAGGAACTGGAAACATTATCTGAAAACGAGGTATTGGGCTGATGTACCTATCGAGTATATAATACATGACAGGGATGATAGAGTTCTAGAAGAGCAATGGATTCAGCTTCTTTCTTATTGGAAAACAGAAGATTCAAAG AAAACAAGCAAGAGAAACAAAAACGCTCGAGCAAAGAAGTTAATGAACCAGAGAACCGGAAAGACGTCATTTGCTCGAGTGAAAGCGAAATTg ACAAAGGAACATGGAAAGTGCCCATCGCGTGTTCAGTTATTTAGTTCATGTTATGTGTCTCAGAATGGAAACTCAAGTACAGATGTCTCAAGCAAACTT ACAGAAATGACAGAATGCAGTTATCAGCTTCCTGAAGGTTCCGACGATGCAATTTCTCCAAATGACGTATTTGCACAAGTCATGGGGAAAGATAAGCCAGGACACGTAAGGAAGATGGGTAAAGGAGTGTGCCCCTCGGATATATGGAATGGAACTTCTAAGAGTACATCTAACCGTTTGCTAATGgaatacaaagaaaaaaatgctCGACTAGAGGCTATGCTTGAGACACAACAAAGAATTTGTGCTTCGCAAGTACACAAAGGGCCAGATGTAAGAAACGTTTCTGAGTCGAGCTCACTGAATCCTACTTCAACTGAAGTTGATCAG GTTGGAACGTATAATTCTCTCCGGAGTATTTTCACAAACAAAGTTGTTGCTAAAGGATGTATTTATAGCATCGATCCAAATGCAAAAGTTGGAGGACAAGCATTAGGATTGAATTGGTGTGAAATAAATGTTAAAGTTGTAGTTGAACCTCAAGGGCAATTGATCGGGCCCTACGAGAACTTTCAATAG
- the LOC121744538 gene encoding uncharacterized protein LOC121744538 isoform X1, whose translation MDRSWMSKSRVTTEYQNGLHYFLDYAFHNASMHDKILCPCKRCRIRILVSRDDAFEHLTVDGFIPGYNQWIAHGELPSRLSSSGENQHNSLGDDDMRGLVHDAFGVPNEEGHTEEYTGAQMDVDYANGQAKEFYKLIDNSQQPLYEGCDKFSKLSFIIRLLHLKCIGSLNNKVFDMLLELLREAFPDAMVGLPKSYYEAEKLMKELGLGYEKIDACPNDCTLYWGENERKTSCDTCHQLRWRTSDKDPTGEKRKIAQKVLWYFPLKPRLQRLFMSTKTASHMRWHAENRTKDGCMRHPADSPAWNTFDRLHPNFARESRNVRLGLAADGINPFKNMSVSHNTWPVILFPYNLPPWMCMKEPYLMLSLLIPGPLAPGNNIDIYLQPLIADLKDLWEVGIETYDASKKQNFQLRASLLWTISDFPGYAYLSGWSTQGEFACPVCNKETHSLRLKHGGKYCYMGNRRFLPKDHEFRKNKRHFDGTFEYRQAPQQQSGNMVMDELKDFTIKFGKPVKGNQKLFGWKKKSIFFELPYWKDNVVRHNLDVMHTEKNVCESICGTLLDLDGKSKDNYKSRQDMEQMGIRPELHPIPKGSGKFYLPTAAFTMSRTEKTTFCQVLKNLKVPDGYASNIARCVQLKPPKLLGLKSHDYHVMMQQLLPIALRNTLSKTVRSPLIKLSQYFRELCSKVICPADVIRLEKDIAVVLCQLEKLFPPSFFDVMVHLTVHLATEVRLCGPVHYRWMYHNSFTYTSN comes from the coding sequence ATGGATAGAAGTTGGATGTCAAAGTCAAGAGTAACAACGGAATACCAAAATGGACTTCACTACTTTTTGGACTATGCTTTTCACAACGCAAGCATGCATGATAAGATATTATGTCCATGCAAACGTTGCAGAATTCGTATATTGGTGAGTAGAGATGATGCATTTGAACATTTGACAGTAGATGGATTTATTCCTGGGTACAACCAATGGATAGCTCATGGAGAACTACCTAGTAGACTTTCATCTAGTGGTGAAAATCAACATAATAGTTTGGGCGATGATGATATGCGGGGTTTAGTTCATGATGCATTTGGAGTTCCAAATGAAGAAGGACATACAGAGGAATATACAGGTGCTCAGATGGATGTAGATTATGCTAATGGGCAAGCAAAAGAATTTTATAAGTTGATTGATAATTCACAACAACCATTGTATGAAGGATGTGATAaattctcaaaactatcattcatAATCCGTTTGTTGCACTTAAAATGTATTGGGAGCTTGAATAATAAAGTATTTGATATGCTTTTAGAATTATTAAGGGAAGCTTTTCCAGATGCCATGGTTGGCCTACCAAAGTCCTACTATGAAGCCGAGAAACTGATGAAAGAACTAGGACTTGGCTACGAAAAAATCGATGCTTGTCCAAATGACTGCACTTTGTATTGGGgggaaaatgaaagaaaaacttcATGTGACACATGTCATCAGCTAAGATGGCGTACTTCAGATAAAGATCCGACAGGTGAGAAAAGAAAGATTGCTCAAAAGGTATTATGGTATTTTCCGCTCAAGCCAAGGTTACAGCGGTTGTTCATGTCTACAAAGACGGCATCCCACATGAGATGGCATGCTGAAAATCGCACGAAGGATGGGTGTATGAGACACCCTGCCGATTCCCCAGCATGGAACACATTTGATCGCTTACATCCTAATTTTGCTAGGGAATCTCGCAATGTTCGATTGGGATTGGCAGCAGATGGAATTAATCCCTTCAAAAATATGAGTGTGTCGCACAACACATGGCCTGTCATATTATTTCCCTATAACCTTCCTCCGTGGATGTGCATGAAAGAGCCTTATTTGATGTTATCTCTATTGATTCCTGGTCCATTAGCTCCGGGgaataatattgatatttattTGCAACCCCTAATTGCCGATCTAAAGGATTTGTGGGAAGTAGGAATTGAAACGTATGATGCATCAAAAAAGCAAAATTTTCAGTTACGTGCTTCATTACTATGGACAATCAGTGACTTTCCAGGATATGCATATTTATCTGGATGGAGTACCCAAGGTGAATTTGCATGCCCAGTTTGTAATAAAGAAACTCACTCTCTTAGATTGAAACACGGCGGGAAGTATTGCTACATGGGGAATCGTAGATTTTTGCCCAAAGATCATGAGTTTCGGAAGAATAAACGACACTTTGATGGCACATTTGAGTATAGACAAGCACCGCAACAACAATCTGGTAACATGgtgatggatgagctgaaggaCTTCACAATTAAATTTGGTAAGCCAGTTAAAGGTAATCAAAAGCTTTTCGGTTGGAAAAAAAAGAGTATATTTTTTGAGCTACCATACTGGAAAGATAATGTTGTCCGCCACAATCTTGATGTCATGCACACAGAGAAAAATGTTTGTGAGAGTATATGTGGCACATTGTTGGATTTAGACGGTAAGTCTAAAGATAATTATAAATCACGGCAAGACATGGAACAAATGGGAATTAGGCCTGAACTTCATCCGATTCCAAAGGGTTCTGGAAAATTTTATTTACCTACAGCAGCTTTTACAATGAGCAGAACGGAGAAAACTACATTTTGTCAGGTTttgaaaaatttaaaagttCCCGATGGTTATGCATCAAACATCGCAAGGTGTGTTCAGCTAAAACCACCAAAATTGTTAGGCTTGAAAAGTCATGACTATCATGTAATGATGCAACAATTGTTACCTATAGCCTTGCGAAACACACTCTCCAAGACAGTACGCTCACCTTTAATTAAGCTCAGTCAGTACTTTAGAGAACTTTGTTCTAAAGTAATTTGTCCCGCTGACGTCATTCGTTTGGAGAAAGATATTGCCGTGGTACTTTGTCAATTGGAGAAGTTATTTCCACCATCATTCTTCGATGTAATGGTGCACTTGACTGTTCATTTGGCTACAGAAGTGAGGTTATGTGGGCCTGTTCACTATCGTTGGATGTATCACAATAGTTTTACATACACCTCTAATTAA